In Ciconia boyciana chromosome 3, ASM3463844v1, whole genome shotgun sequence, a genomic segment contains:
- the MAPRE3 gene encoding microtubule-associated protein RP/EB family member 3 isoform X3 — translation MQRWGMAVNVYSTSVTSENLSRHDMLAWVNDSLQLNYTKIEQLCSGAAYCQFMDMLFPGCIHLRKVKFQAKLEHEYIHNFKVLQAAFKKMGVDKIIAVERLVKGKFQDNFEFIQWFKKFFDANYDGKEYNPLLARQGQDVAPPPNPVPQRTSPTGPKSTPNPARLSNVPSSILRKNSPAARNGGTEADAQILELNQQLMDLKLTVDGLEKERDFYFSKLRDIELICQEHENENSPIITGIVSVLYATEEGFAPPEDDELEEQQPEDQDEY, via the exons CTGGGGCATGGCCGTCAATGTGTACTCGACGTCGGTGACCAGCGAGAACCTGAGCCGCCATGACATGCTCGCCTGGGTCAACGACTCCCTCCAGCTCAACTACACCAAGATcgagcagctctgctcag GGGCTGCCTACTGCCAGTTCATGGACATGCTGTTCCCCGGCTGCATCCACCTGCGGAAGGTGAAGTTCCAGGCCAAGCTGGAGCACGAGTACATCCACAACTTCAAGGTGCTGCAGGCCGCCTTCAAGAAGATGGGAGTGGACAAG atCATCGCGGTGGAGAGGCTGGTGAAGGGCAAGTTCCAGGACAACTTCGAGTTCATCCAGTGGTTTAAGAAGTTCTTCGACGCCAACTACGACGGGAAGGAGTACAACCCGCTGCTGGCGCGGCAGGGCCAGGACGTCGCgccccccccaaacccag TCCCCCAGAGGACCTCTCCCACCGGCCCCAAGAGCACGCCGAACCCGGCCCGCCTCAGCAACGtccccagcagcatcctccGGAAAAACTCCCCTGCGGCCCGCAACGGGGGCACCGAGGCCGACGCGCAGATCCTGGAGCTCAACCAGCAG CTGATGGACCTGAAGCTGACGGTGGACGGGCTGGAGAAGGAGCGGGATTTCTACTTCAGCAAACTGCGGGACATCGAGCTGATCTGCCAGGAGCACGAGAACGAGAACAGCCCCATCATCACCGGTATCGTCAGTGTCCTCTACGCCACGGAG GAGGGCTTCGCCCCGCCGGAGGACGAcgagctggaggagcagcagccagaggaCCAGGACGAGTACTAG
- the MAPRE3 gene encoding microtubule-associated protein RP/EB family member 3 isoform X1 encodes MQRWGMAVNVYSTSVTSENLSRHDMLAWVNDSLQLNYTKIEQLCSGAAYCQFMDMLFPGCIHLRKVKFQAKLEHEYIHNFKVLQAAFKKMGVDKIIAVERLVKGKFQDNFEFIQWFKKFFDANYDGKEYNPLLARQGQDVAPPPNPGDHIFNKPKKPIGTAVPQRTSPTGPKSTPNPARLSNVPSSILRKNSPAARNGGTEADAQILELNQQLMDLKLTVDGLEKERDFYFSKLRDIELICQEHENENSPIITGIVSVLYATEEGFAPPEDDELEEQQPEDQDEY; translated from the exons CTGGGGCATGGCCGTCAATGTGTACTCGACGTCGGTGACCAGCGAGAACCTGAGCCGCCATGACATGCTCGCCTGGGTCAACGACTCCCTCCAGCTCAACTACACCAAGATcgagcagctctgctcag GGGCTGCCTACTGCCAGTTCATGGACATGCTGTTCCCCGGCTGCATCCACCTGCGGAAGGTGAAGTTCCAGGCCAAGCTGGAGCACGAGTACATCCACAACTTCAAGGTGCTGCAGGCCGCCTTCAAGAAGATGGGAGTGGACAAG atCATCGCGGTGGAGAGGCTGGTGAAGGGCAAGTTCCAGGACAACTTCGAGTTCATCCAGTGGTTTAAGAAGTTCTTCGACGCCAACTACGACGGGAAGGAGTACAACCCGCTGCTGGCGCGGCAGGGCCAGGACGTCGCgccccccccaaacccaggtGATCACATCTTCAACAAACCCAAGAAACCCATTGGCACTGCAG TCCCCCAGAGGACCTCTCCCACCGGCCCCAAGAGCACGCCGAACCCGGCCCGCCTCAGCAACGtccccagcagcatcctccGGAAAAACTCCCCTGCGGCCCGCAACGGGGGCACCGAGGCCGACGCGCAGATCCTGGAGCTCAACCAGCAG CTGATGGACCTGAAGCTGACGGTGGACGGGCTGGAGAAGGAGCGGGATTTCTACTTCAGCAAACTGCGGGACATCGAGCTGATCTGCCAGGAGCACGAGAACGAGAACAGCCCCATCATCACCGGTATCGTCAGTGTCCTCTACGCCACGGAG GAGGGCTTCGCCCCGCCGGAGGACGAcgagctggaggagcagcagccagaggaCCAGGACGAGTACTAG
- the MAPRE3 gene encoding microtubule-associated protein RP/EB family member 3 isoform X2, whose product MAVNVYSTSVTSENLSRHDMLAWVNDSLQLNYTKIEQLCSGAAYCQFMDMLFPGCIHLRKVKFQAKLEHEYIHNFKVLQAAFKKMGVDKIIAVERLVKGKFQDNFEFIQWFKKFFDANYDGKEYNPLLARQGQDVAPPPNPGDHIFNKPKKPIGTAVPQRTSPTGPKSTPNPARLSNVPSSILRKNSPAARNGGTEADAQILELNQQLMDLKLTVDGLEKERDFYFSKLRDIELICQEHENENSPIITGIVSVLYATEEGFAPPEDDELEEQQPEDQDEY is encoded by the exons ATGGCCGTCAATGTGTACTCGACGTCGGTGACCAGCGAGAACCTGAGCCGCCATGACATGCTCGCCTGGGTCAACGACTCCCTCCAGCTCAACTACACCAAGATcgagcagctctgctcag GGGCTGCCTACTGCCAGTTCATGGACATGCTGTTCCCCGGCTGCATCCACCTGCGGAAGGTGAAGTTCCAGGCCAAGCTGGAGCACGAGTACATCCACAACTTCAAGGTGCTGCAGGCCGCCTTCAAGAAGATGGGAGTGGACAAG atCATCGCGGTGGAGAGGCTGGTGAAGGGCAAGTTCCAGGACAACTTCGAGTTCATCCAGTGGTTTAAGAAGTTCTTCGACGCCAACTACGACGGGAAGGAGTACAACCCGCTGCTGGCGCGGCAGGGCCAGGACGTCGCgccccccccaaacccaggtGATCACATCTTCAACAAACCCAAGAAACCCATTGGCACTGCAG TCCCCCAGAGGACCTCTCCCACCGGCCCCAAGAGCACGCCGAACCCGGCCCGCCTCAGCAACGtccccagcagcatcctccGGAAAAACTCCCCTGCGGCCCGCAACGGGGGCACCGAGGCCGACGCGCAGATCCTGGAGCTCAACCAGCAG CTGATGGACCTGAAGCTGACGGTGGACGGGCTGGAGAAGGAGCGGGATTTCTACTTCAGCAAACTGCGGGACATCGAGCTGATCTGCCAGGAGCACGAGAACGAGAACAGCCCCATCATCACCGGTATCGTCAGTGTCCTCTACGCCACGGAG GAGGGCTTCGCCCCGCCGGAGGACGAcgagctggaggagcagcagccagaggaCCAGGACGAGTACTAG